The genomic segment tctttgtgattccaaacttcttccatttaagaatgatggaggccactgcgtgcttggggaccttcaatgctgcagacattttttggtacccatccccttatctgtgcctcgacacaatcctgcctcagagctctacggacaattccttcgacttcatggcttggtttttgctctgacatgccctgtcaactgtgggaccttatatagacaggtgtgtacctttccaaatcatgtccaatcaaatgaatttaccccaggtggactccaatcaagttgtaggatctcaaggatgatcaatggaaacaggatgtacctgtgctcaattttgagactcatagcaaagggtctgaatacttatgaaaacaaggtatttatgtttttgacTTTTAATAAACCTgttctcactttgtcattatggggtattgtatgtagattgctgaggattgaaAAAgaataggggtctgaatactttctgaaggcactgtatatattatattagtgtGAAAGAAAAACATGACCAACCTTTTTGACCTTAGCAGTGTCGGTCAACATGGAGACATCTTCAATTGGGATCTGTTGTCCATCCACCTTGGCAATGATGTCAGTCATGTGCTGCGTCTCCTCTTTGAGATGGACTAGAACTATGAGAACAGCACTGTCACTGTCTGACATCCCAAACCTCTTGAAGGCCTCTGAAATCTAAAGGAAAACATGTGTGAAAGACATTGGGATGGGATATTACTTTGAAAGGAGTGTcaacatatatgtgtgtgtgagatacaTTTAGAGGCTACTTACATTATTAGTGGGTGAAAGGTTGTAGATGATTTCGGAATATAAACTCCTTGTCTTCATTTTTCCAGTACTATGTAAATGGACTGCCTTGTTTGCTGCCACTAGCACTTGGAAGGGGTTCACTATCTGCAAACATTTCAAATAATCCGTTTGTGGATCATTACATCAACTTCAGTCAAGCATTCATACATTATATCAAACCAAcatttctagctagctagctacattgtcTCACCATAGACGGGTTTATCAAGGCACCATTAATCTTTCCTTCCATGGCATTTTTCCTCAATTCTGCAGCGTTTTTGACATCTTTGAATAGTAACTGAGTTACAGTACGATCAGGAAAGAGTTCCAATTCTTGAGTTGAATACATAACTGAAGAAAAACGAATTTGTGGATAAAAAAAAGACTCCAACATTTCAGTTAGACCATCTCACGtggttaaaaaaatgaaatacacagGGAACAAAAACAAAGTAACACAAATAATCTGAAAGGTTCCGGTTTTACACGACAAAAAATATTTATGCTGTACCTAATAATTGTCAATActtatgaaataaaatatattagaTATATGCTCGCATTTTTAAAACGATTGTACAACAAAGAAGCAATTCAATAATTTGTGAAGTGATACTGATAGGAACTTAGAATTTTAAAACAGCTTCTGTACGGACTACCTTCCACTGACGGGACCACCAAACTGTCAAAAAATGTAACTCTTCCGTTCGCGTTTTAGCTAGATTAAAATATCTGTAATTTTATTGTCATTTTATATACATTTCATCCGTAGTTAACATGAAATTAAACGTATGTTGCGTACACCATATATAAGTATCTAGCGATTTTTAGATTGATTTCCGCGTTAGTTCGGAATTTCTAGGTGAAGATGGAGAAATTCGAAGGGTACATTTTCACTGCTCTCTGCAGCACCAACTTTTTGGTTTCGTGTCTCCTGTTCTCCAAAATAACTCGGGTGCAAAGGGAGCCCTACATGGACGAAATATTTCACGTCCGTCAAGCTCAGAAATACTGCTACGGGAAGTTCAACGAGGTATCATTTTGCTCTGTCAATGAAATTTCCTTGATTTTGTTACATTGTTTGCTTGTTGGATTAACGCAACGCTTGTCCTTGGAATATTGTGACAGATTGCTAGCTAGACTTTTTAACCCTTAGCTAATCCATCTGTGACTATGAACACAGACAGATTAGTGACT from the Salmo salar chromosome ssa17, Ssal_v3.1, whole genome shotgun sequence genome contains:
- the tprkb gene encoding EKC/KEOPS complex subunit TPRKB (The RefSeq protein has 1 substitution compared to this genomic sequence) produces the protein MLESFFYPQIRFSSVMYSTQELELFPDRTVTQLLFKDVKNAAELRKNAMEGKINGALINPSMIVSPFQVLVAANKAVHLHSTGKMKTRSLYSEIIYNLSPTNNISEAFKRFGMSDSDSAVLIVLVHLKEETQHMTDIIAKVDGQQIPIEDVSMLTDTAKVKKLYKTTPQEDTCLLDAVVCRMATKDVM